In Syngnathoides biaculeatus isolate LvHL_M chromosome 5, ASM1980259v1, whole genome shotgun sequence, the following are encoded in one genomic region:
- the invs gene encoding inversin isoform X4, translated as MASASSGPGTAALGSQVHAAAVNGDKNALLKLITVDPVLRDREDQFGRTPLMYCVLADRLDCAEILLKAGASVNKTDHSQRTALHLAAQKGNVRFLKLLLSRHANWLQKDLEEMTPLHLATRHPSPKALALLLKHIGPGEVDTQDKNKQTALHWSAFYNRPEHVRLLIKHDSNIGIPDSEGKIPLHWAAHSQEASATQTVRCILEAAPTESLLNWQDYEGRTPLHFAVADGNEAVVEVLTSYEGCNVTAYDNLFRTPLHWAALLGHARIVHLLLERNTSGTIPSDSQGATPLHYGAQSNNAETVGVFLSHPSVKDEPDLEGRTAFMWAAGKGSDDVIRTMLALTPHIDITMADKYGGTALHAASLSGHVSTVKLLLEKGALVDSLDVMKHTPLFRACEMGHRDVILTLIKGSARVDLVDVDGHTALHWAALGGNAEVCQILMENGISPNVQDQAGRTPLQCAAYGGYITCMAVLMEKQADPNIQDKEGRTALHWSCNNGYLDAVKLLLGYSAFPNHMEHTEERYTPLDYALLGGHSEVTQFMLEHGALSIAAIQDIAAASIQAVYKGYTVRKAFRERKQLLMRHEQLRKDAAKKREEELRRREAVQHISAPAAEERQSSLEAAEQEKLYLVDLVADLSVKDSVVEIKKLAKPERRSKETRHKVHRTRSTRGQAAEPPDSPTCPPSHVPCGTTPGVKDPLSPCGQASPRTSSRHKVSEQKPSSFTSSPSTGTSVADHTAAVPLRKTDSLKRRHHKPKDHVRGSSSFSKSRTPSRKHRDAANAPARGRDREPRGTKDEAAAVIQRAWRRLLARRNREAAESGHSNHAHIRKRRTETRGPPAKPAASKTSVLQNIYGGSVAIRAHSSSRASQLLLNSLPSRTQSQLSALDRVHLTDAVNQARQFSYHLRPQSAGQGRGHRGKC; from the exons GCCTCGGCGTCGTCTGGCCCTGGCACCGCCGCTCTGGGCTCGCAGGTCCACGCGGCCGCCGTCAACGGCGATAAGAACGCGCTGCTCAAACTCATCACAG TAGATCCAGTCCTCCGGGACCGCGAGGACCAGTTTGGCCGCACCCCTCTCATGTACTGCGTGTTGGCCGATCGCCTAGACTGCGCAGAGATTCTGCTAAAGGCCGGAGCCTCGGTCAACAAGACCGACCACAGCCAGCGCACGGCCCTCCACCTTGCCGCACAGAAG GGAAATGTTCGTTTCCTCAAGCTGCTGCTGTCGCGACACGCCAACTGGCTGCAGAAGGATTTGGAAGAGATGACCCCGCTGCACCTCGCCACGCGACACCCGTCCCCGAAAGCGCTGGCGTTGCTGCTCAAACACATCGGACCCGGAGAAGTTGACACGCAGGACAAGAACAAG CAGACCGCCCTCCACTGGTCGGCGTTTTATAACCGGCCGGAGCACGTCCGGCTCCTCATCAAGCACGACTCCAACATTGGCATCCCCGACAGCGAGGGCAAGATCCCCCTGCACTGGGCCGCGCACAGCCAGGAGGCCAGCGCCACGCAAACCGTCCGCTGTATACTG gaaGCCGCTCCCACTGAGTCCCTGCTGAATTGGCAGGACTATGAAGGTCGGACACCTTTGCACTTTGCTGTCGCAGATGGTAATGAGGCAGTGGTGGAGGTGCTGACGTCCTACGAGGGTTGCAACGTGACAGCCTATGACAACCTCTTCAGGACACCGCTGCACTGGGCCGCCCTGCTCG gccacgccagaatcgTCCACCTGCTGCTGGAGAGGAACACGTCGGGCACCATCCCCTCAGACAGCCAGGGAGCGACACCTCTGCATTACGGAGCTCAGAGCAACAATGCA GAGACGGTGGGTGTGTTTCTTTCCCACCCGTCGGTGAAGGATGAGCCCGACCTGGAGGGCAGGACGGCATTCATGTGGGCCGCTGGGAAGGGCAGCGATGATGTCATCCGGACCATGTTGGCCCTCACGCCTCACATCGACATCACAATGGCCGACAAGTATGGCGGCACCG CGCTGCATGCGGCCTCCCTGTCAGGCCACGTGAGCACCGTCAAGCTGCTGCTGGAGAAAGGAGCCTTGGTGGACTCTCTGGATGTGATGAAACACACGCCGCTGTTCCGTGCCTGCGAGATGGGACACAGGGACGTCATCCTCACCCTGATCAAAG GCTCCGCACGTGTGGACCTGGTGGACGTGGACGGTCACACTGCTTTGCACTGGGCGGCTCTGGGAGGAAACGCTGAGGTCTGCCAGATCTTGATGGAGAACGGCATCAGCCCCAACGTacag GACCAGGCAGGGCGAACCCCTCTGCAGTGTGCTGCTTATGGCGGCTACATCACCTGCATGGCTGTTCTCATGGAGAAACAAGCTGATCCAAACATACAGGACAAAGAG GGGAGGACCGCTCTCCACTGGTCGTGCAACAACGGCTACCTGGACGCCGTGAAGCTGCTGCTGGGCTACAGCGCCTTTCCTAACCACATGGAGCACACAGAGGAGAG GTACACGCCGCTGGACTATGCGCTGCTGGGCGGCCACAGCGAGGTGACGCAATTCATGCTGGAGCACGGCGCCCTGTCCATCGCCGCCATCCAGGACATCGCCGCCGCCTCCATCCAGGCCGTCTACAAGGGCTACACGGTCCGCAAGGCCTTCAGGGAGAGGAAGCAGCTCCTCATGAGGCACGAGCAACTGCGCAAGGACGCCGCCAA GAAGCGGGAGGAGGAACTGCGGCGGAGAGAAGCCGTGCAGCACATCTCTGCGCCCGCCGCCGAGGAACGACAATCGTCCTTGGAGGCGGCTGAGCAGGAGAAGCTCTACTTGGTGGACCTGGTAGCAGATTTATCCGTGAAGGACTCGGTGGTGGAGATAAAAAAACTGGCTAAACCTGAACGAAGGAGCAAAGAAACGAGACACAAAG TCCACCGGACCAGATCCACAAGGGGCCAGGCTGCCGAGCCGCCTGACAGTCCGACGTGCCCCCCAAGCCACGTGCCATGCGGCACGACTCCCGGTGTGAAGGACCCGCTCTCTCCGTGCGGCCAGGCGTCACCCAGAACTTCCTCCAGGCACAAAGTTAGCGAGCAAAAGCCGTCCTCCTTCACAAGCAGCCCTTCCACGGGCACCTCCGTCGCTGACCACACGGCCGCCGTACCTCTCCGGAAGACCGATTCCCTGAAGCGCAGACACCACAAGCCCAAAGATCACGTTCGAGGCAGCAGTTCCTTTTCGAAGTCCAGAACCCCTTCGAGGAAACATCGCGACGCCGCCAACGCGCCCGCACGGGGGCGCGACAGAGAGCCTCGCGGGACGAAAGACGAGGCGGCCGCGGTCATCCAGCGAGCGTGGCGGAG GCTCCTCGCGCGCAGAAACAGGGAAGCCGCGGAGTCGGGCCATTCAAACCACGCCCATATCAGGAAGAGGCGAACAGAGACGCGGGGTCCTCCCGCGAAACCTGCAGCCAGTAAGACGTCGGTCCTGCAAAACATTTACG GAGGTTCCGTGGCCATTCGAGCACATTCTTCATCTCGAGCGTCTCAGCTGCTGTTGAACAGCCTGCCTTCGCGCACCCAAAGCCAAC TGAGCGCTCTGGACCGCGTTCACCTGACCGACGCCGTGAATCAAGCCAGGCAGTTCTCCTACCACCTGAGGCCGCAGAGCGCCGGGCAGGGTCGGGGCCACCGTGGGAAGTGTTGA
- the invs gene encoding inversin isoform X6: protein MYCVLADRLDCAEILLKAGASVNKTDHSQRTALHLAAQKGNVRFLKLLLSRHANWLQKDLEEMTPLHLATRHPSPKALALLLKHIGPGEVDTQDKNKQTALHWSAFYNRPEHVRLLIKHDSNIGIPDSEGKIPLHWAAHSQEASATQTVRCILEAAPTESLLNWQDYEGRTPLHFAVADGNEAVVEVLTSYEGCNVTAYDNLFRTPLHWAALLGHARIVHLLLERNTSGTIPSDSQGATPLHYGAQSNNAETVGVFLSHPSVKDEPDLEGRTAFMWAAGKGSDDVIRTMLALTPHIDITMADKYGGTALHAASLSGHVSTVKLLLEKGALVDSLDVMKHTPLFRACEMGHRDVILTLIKGTVGSARVDLVDVDGHTALHWAALGGNAEVCQILMENGISPNVQDQAGRTPLQCAAYGGYITCMAVLMEKQADPNIQDKEGRTALHWSCNNGYLDAVKLLLGYSAFPNHMEHTEERYTPLDYALLGGHSEVTQFMLEHGALSIAAIQDIAAASIQAVYKGYTVRKAFRERKQLLMRHEQLRKDAAKKREEELRRREAVQHISAPAAEERQSSLEAAEQEKLYLVDLVADLSVKDSVVEIKKLAKPERRSKETRHKVHRTRSTRGQAAEPPDSPTCPPSHVPCGTTPGVKDPLSPCGQASPRTSSRHKVSEQKPSSFTSSPSTGTSVADHTAAVPLRKTDSLKRRHHKPKDHVRGSSSFSKSRTPSRKHRDAANAPARGRDREPRGTKDEAAAVIQRAWRRLLARRNREAAESGHSNHAHIRKRRTETRGPPAKPAASKTSVLQNIYGGSVAIRAHSSSRASQLLLNSLPSRTQSQLSALDRVHLTDAVNQARQFSYHLRPQSAGQGRGHRGKC, encoded by the exons ATGTACTGCGTGTTGGCCGATCGCCTAGACTGCGCAGAGATTCTGCTAAAGGCCGGAGCCTCGGTCAACAAGACCGACCACAGCCAGCGCACGGCCCTCCACCTTGCCGCACAGAAG GGAAATGTTCGTTTCCTCAAGCTGCTGCTGTCGCGACACGCCAACTGGCTGCAGAAGGATTTGGAAGAGATGACCCCGCTGCACCTCGCCACGCGACACCCGTCCCCGAAAGCGCTGGCGTTGCTGCTCAAACACATCGGACCCGGAGAAGTTGACACGCAGGACAAGAACAAG CAGACCGCCCTCCACTGGTCGGCGTTTTATAACCGGCCGGAGCACGTCCGGCTCCTCATCAAGCACGACTCCAACATTGGCATCCCCGACAGCGAGGGCAAGATCCCCCTGCACTGGGCCGCGCACAGCCAGGAGGCCAGCGCCACGCAAACCGTCCGCTGTATACTG gaaGCCGCTCCCACTGAGTCCCTGCTGAATTGGCAGGACTATGAAGGTCGGACACCTTTGCACTTTGCTGTCGCAGATGGTAATGAGGCAGTGGTGGAGGTGCTGACGTCCTACGAGGGTTGCAACGTGACAGCCTATGACAACCTCTTCAGGACACCGCTGCACTGGGCCGCCCTGCTCG gccacgccagaatcgTCCACCTGCTGCTGGAGAGGAACACGTCGGGCACCATCCCCTCAGACAGCCAGGGAGCGACACCTCTGCATTACGGAGCTCAGAGCAACAATGCA GAGACGGTGGGTGTGTTTCTTTCCCACCCGTCGGTGAAGGATGAGCCCGACCTGGAGGGCAGGACGGCATTCATGTGGGCCGCTGGGAAGGGCAGCGATGATGTCATCCGGACCATGTTGGCCCTCACGCCTCACATCGACATCACAATGGCCGACAAGTATGGCGGCACCG CGCTGCATGCGGCCTCCCTGTCAGGCCACGTGAGCACCGTCAAGCTGCTGCTGGAGAAAGGAGCCTTGGTGGACTCTCTGGATGTGATGAAACACACGCCGCTGTTCCGTGCCTGCGAGATGGGACACAGGGACGTCATCCTCACCCTGATCAAAGGTACAGTAG GCTCCGCACGTGTGGACCTGGTGGACGTGGACGGTCACACTGCTTTGCACTGGGCGGCTCTGGGAGGAAACGCTGAGGTCTGCCAGATCTTGATGGAGAACGGCATCAGCCCCAACGTacag GACCAGGCAGGGCGAACCCCTCTGCAGTGTGCTGCTTATGGCGGCTACATCACCTGCATGGCTGTTCTCATGGAGAAACAAGCTGATCCAAACATACAGGACAAAGAG GGGAGGACCGCTCTCCACTGGTCGTGCAACAACGGCTACCTGGACGCCGTGAAGCTGCTGCTGGGCTACAGCGCCTTTCCTAACCACATGGAGCACACAGAGGAGAG GTACACGCCGCTGGACTATGCGCTGCTGGGCGGCCACAGCGAGGTGACGCAATTCATGCTGGAGCACGGCGCCCTGTCCATCGCCGCCATCCAGGACATCGCCGCCGCCTCCATCCAGGCCGTCTACAAGGGCTACACGGTCCGCAAGGCCTTCAGGGAGAGGAAGCAGCTCCTCATGAGGCACGAGCAACTGCGCAAGGACGCCGCCAA GAAGCGGGAGGAGGAACTGCGGCGGAGAGAAGCCGTGCAGCACATCTCTGCGCCCGCCGCCGAGGAACGACAATCGTCCTTGGAGGCGGCTGAGCAGGAGAAGCTCTACTTGGTGGACCTGGTAGCAGATTTATCCGTGAAGGACTCGGTGGTGGAGATAAAAAAACTGGCTAAACCTGAACGAAGGAGCAAAGAAACGAGACACAAAG TCCACCGGACCAGATCCACAAGGGGCCAGGCTGCCGAGCCGCCTGACAGTCCGACGTGCCCCCCAAGCCACGTGCCATGCGGCACGACTCCCGGTGTGAAGGACCCGCTCTCTCCGTGCGGCCAGGCGTCACCCAGAACTTCCTCCAGGCACAAAGTTAGCGAGCAAAAGCCGTCCTCCTTCACAAGCAGCCCTTCCACGGGCACCTCCGTCGCTGACCACACGGCCGCCGTACCTCTCCGGAAGACCGATTCCCTGAAGCGCAGACACCACAAGCCCAAAGATCACGTTCGAGGCAGCAGTTCCTTTTCGAAGTCCAGAACCCCTTCGAGGAAACATCGCGACGCCGCCAACGCGCCCGCACGGGGGCGCGACAGAGAGCCTCGCGGGACGAAAGACGAGGCGGCCGCGGTCATCCAGCGAGCGTGGCGGAG GCTCCTCGCGCGCAGAAACAGGGAAGCCGCGGAGTCGGGCCATTCAAACCACGCCCATATCAGGAAGAGGCGAACAGAGACGCGGGGTCCTCCCGCGAAACCTGCAGCCAGTAAGACGTCGGTCCTGCAAAACATTTACG GAGGTTCCGTGGCCATTCGAGCACATTCTTCATCTCGAGCGTCTCAGCTGCTGTTGAACAGCCTGCCTTCGCGCACCCAAAGCCAAC TGAGCGCTCTGGACCGCGTTCACCTGACCGACGCCGTGAATCAAGCCAGGCAGTTCTCCTACCACCTGAGGCCGCAGAGCGCCGGGCAGGGTCGGGGCCACCGTGGGAAGTGTTGA
- the invs gene encoding inversin isoform X3 gives MASASSGPGTAALGSQVHAAAVNGDKNALLKLITVDPVLRDREDQFGRTPLMYCVLADRLDCAEILLKAGASVNKTDHSQRTALHLAAQKGNVRFLKLLLSRHANWLQKDLEEMTPLHLATRHPSPKALALLLKHIGPGEVDTQDKNKTALHWSAFYNRPEHVRLLIKHDSNIGIPDSEGKIPLHWAAHSQEASATQTVRCILEAAPTESLLNWQDYEGRTPLHFAVADGNEAVVEVLTSYEGCNVTAYDNLFRTPLHWAALLGHARIVHLLLERNTSGTIPSDSQGATPLHYGAQSNNAETVGVFLSHPSVKDEPDLEGRTAFMWAAGKGSDDVIRTMLALTPHIDITMADKYGGTALHAASLSGHVSTVKLLLEKGALVDSLDVMKHTPLFRACEMGHRDVILTLIKGTVGSARVDLVDVDGHTALHWAALGGNAEVCQILMENGISPNVQDQAGRTPLQCAAYGGYITCMAVLMEKQADPNIQDKEGRTALHWSCNNGYLDAVKLLLGYSAFPNHMEHTEERYTPLDYALLGGHSEVTQFMLEHGALSIAAIQDIAAASIQAVYKGYTVRKAFRERKQLLMRHEQLRKDAAKKREEELRRREAVQHISAPAAEERQSSLEAAEQEKLYLVDLVADLSVKDSVVEIKKLAKPERRSKETRHKVHRTRSTRGQAAEPPDSPTCPPSHVPCGTTPGVKDPLSPCGQASPRTSSRHKVSEQKPSSFTSSPSTGTSVADHTAAVPLRKTDSLKRRHHKPKDHVRGSSSFSKSRTPSRKHRDAANAPARGRDREPRGTKDEAAAVIQRAWRRLLARRNREAAESGHSNHAHIRKRRTETRGPPAKPAASKTSVLQNIYGGSVAIRAHSSSRASQLLLNSLPSRTQSQLSALDRVHLTDAVNQARQFSYHLRPQSAGQGRGHRGKC, from the exons GCCTCGGCGTCGTCTGGCCCTGGCACCGCCGCTCTGGGCTCGCAGGTCCACGCGGCCGCCGTCAACGGCGATAAGAACGCGCTGCTCAAACTCATCACAG TAGATCCAGTCCTCCGGGACCGCGAGGACCAGTTTGGCCGCACCCCTCTCATGTACTGCGTGTTGGCCGATCGCCTAGACTGCGCAGAGATTCTGCTAAAGGCCGGAGCCTCGGTCAACAAGACCGACCACAGCCAGCGCACGGCCCTCCACCTTGCCGCACAGAAG GGAAATGTTCGTTTCCTCAAGCTGCTGCTGTCGCGACACGCCAACTGGCTGCAGAAGGATTTGGAAGAGATGACCCCGCTGCACCTCGCCACGCGACACCCGTCCCCGAAAGCGCTGGCGTTGCTGCTCAAACACATCGGACCCGGAGAAGTTGACACGCAGGACAAGAACAAG ACCGCCCTCCACTGGTCGGCGTTTTATAACCGGCCGGAGCACGTCCGGCTCCTCATCAAGCACGACTCCAACATTGGCATCCCCGACAGCGAGGGCAAGATCCCCCTGCACTGGGCCGCGCACAGCCAGGAGGCCAGCGCCACGCAAACCGTCCGCTGTATACTG gaaGCCGCTCCCACTGAGTCCCTGCTGAATTGGCAGGACTATGAAGGTCGGACACCTTTGCACTTTGCTGTCGCAGATGGTAATGAGGCAGTGGTGGAGGTGCTGACGTCCTACGAGGGTTGCAACGTGACAGCCTATGACAACCTCTTCAGGACACCGCTGCACTGGGCCGCCCTGCTCG gccacgccagaatcgTCCACCTGCTGCTGGAGAGGAACACGTCGGGCACCATCCCCTCAGACAGCCAGGGAGCGACACCTCTGCATTACGGAGCTCAGAGCAACAATGCA GAGACGGTGGGTGTGTTTCTTTCCCACCCGTCGGTGAAGGATGAGCCCGACCTGGAGGGCAGGACGGCATTCATGTGGGCCGCTGGGAAGGGCAGCGATGATGTCATCCGGACCATGTTGGCCCTCACGCCTCACATCGACATCACAATGGCCGACAAGTATGGCGGCACCG CGCTGCATGCGGCCTCCCTGTCAGGCCACGTGAGCACCGTCAAGCTGCTGCTGGAGAAAGGAGCCTTGGTGGACTCTCTGGATGTGATGAAACACACGCCGCTGTTCCGTGCCTGCGAGATGGGACACAGGGACGTCATCCTCACCCTGATCAAAGGTACAGTAG GCTCCGCACGTGTGGACCTGGTGGACGTGGACGGTCACACTGCTTTGCACTGGGCGGCTCTGGGAGGAAACGCTGAGGTCTGCCAGATCTTGATGGAGAACGGCATCAGCCCCAACGTacag GACCAGGCAGGGCGAACCCCTCTGCAGTGTGCTGCTTATGGCGGCTACATCACCTGCATGGCTGTTCTCATGGAGAAACAAGCTGATCCAAACATACAGGACAAAGAG GGGAGGACCGCTCTCCACTGGTCGTGCAACAACGGCTACCTGGACGCCGTGAAGCTGCTGCTGGGCTACAGCGCCTTTCCTAACCACATGGAGCACACAGAGGAGAG GTACACGCCGCTGGACTATGCGCTGCTGGGCGGCCACAGCGAGGTGACGCAATTCATGCTGGAGCACGGCGCCCTGTCCATCGCCGCCATCCAGGACATCGCCGCCGCCTCCATCCAGGCCGTCTACAAGGGCTACACGGTCCGCAAGGCCTTCAGGGAGAGGAAGCAGCTCCTCATGAGGCACGAGCAACTGCGCAAGGACGCCGCCAA GAAGCGGGAGGAGGAACTGCGGCGGAGAGAAGCCGTGCAGCACATCTCTGCGCCCGCCGCCGAGGAACGACAATCGTCCTTGGAGGCGGCTGAGCAGGAGAAGCTCTACTTGGTGGACCTGGTAGCAGATTTATCCGTGAAGGACTCGGTGGTGGAGATAAAAAAACTGGCTAAACCTGAACGAAGGAGCAAAGAAACGAGACACAAAG TCCACCGGACCAGATCCACAAGGGGCCAGGCTGCCGAGCCGCCTGACAGTCCGACGTGCCCCCCAAGCCACGTGCCATGCGGCACGACTCCCGGTGTGAAGGACCCGCTCTCTCCGTGCGGCCAGGCGTCACCCAGAACTTCCTCCAGGCACAAAGTTAGCGAGCAAAAGCCGTCCTCCTTCACAAGCAGCCCTTCCACGGGCACCTCCGTCGCTGACCACACGGCCGCCGTACCTCTCCGGAAGACCGATTCCCTGAAGCGCAGACACCACAAGCCCAAAGATCACGTTCGAGGCAGCAGTTCCTTTTCGAAGTCCAGAACCCCTTCGAGGAAACATCGCGACGCCGCCAACGCGCCCGCACGGGGGCGCGACAGAGAGCCTCGCGGGACGAAAGACGAGGCGGCCGCGGTCATCCAGCGAGCGTGGCGGAG GCTCCTCGCGCGCAGAAACAGGGAAGCCGCGGAGTCGGGCCATTCAAACCACGCCCATATCAGGAAGAGGCGAACAGAGACGCGGGGTCCTCCCGCGAAACCTGCAGCCAGTAAGACGTCGGTCCTGCAAAACATTTACG GAGGTTCCGTGGCCATTCGAGCACATTCTTCATCTCGAGCGTCTCAGCTGCTGTTGAACAGCCTGCCTTCGCGCACCCAAAGCCAAC TGAGCGCTCTGGACCGCGTTCACCTGACCGACGCCGTGAATCAAGCCAGGCAGTTCTCCTACCACCTGAGGCCGCAGAGCGCCGGGCAGGGTCGGGGCCACCGTGGGAAGTGTTGA